One stretch of Malus domestica chromosome 14, GDT2T_hap1 DNA includes these proteins:
- the LOC103414930 gene encoding uncharacterized protein: protein MAIVESINDLPVQDPPEEDFSSADLTWTKFGTTENHDDAALIPYDRVDEFIIGESSNLECPTRFHIERGRRRKMGIFTEYKDDEYLEYKLYWCSFGPENYGEGGGILPSRKYRLNTRNRAARPQSMRGCTCNFVVKRLYARPSLALIIYHERRHVNKSGFVCHGPLDRDAIGPGANKIPYICNEIQQQTMSMIYLGIPEENVLEKHIEGIQRYCGSNAKVNSLASQYVHKLGMIIKRSTHELDLDDQASIRMWVERNKKSIFIYQDTSEKDPFLLGIQTEWQLQQMIRFGHRSLIAADSTFGIKRLKYPLCTLLVFDSRQHALPVAWVITRSFAKPDVSKWMKALLDRARSVEPGWKINGFLIDDAAAEIDPIRDIFCCPVLFSLWRVRRSWLRNIVKKCNNIEVQREIFKRLGNIAYSIWDGSDTLVALEELTQDFVDQTAFMEYFKQSWVPKIEMWLSTMRSLPLASQEASGAIEAYHVKMKVKLFDDSHLGALQRVDWLVHKLTTELHSSYWLDRYADECDAFQNVKEEYIASTSWHRALQIPDSVVSLDDKDHLFAKVLSQKDSSTMHLVWNPGSEFSFCDCAWSMQGNLCKHVIKVNMICESRQGYQPSMSSQSFKDVLMNLLKKPMDDSIALDRSMAWTMQMLDQIRNLVEVSSANDICTVVNNLPLQWVSKKGRTSFGKPLTNLTLPSASNDPRSTAARKKNRKRKRLSRLG from the exons ATGGCTATTGTTGAATCTATAAACGATCTTCCAGTTCAAGATCCACCGGAGGAGGATTTCTCCTCTGCTGATTTGACTTGGACCAAATTTGGCACTACTGAGAACCATGATGATGCAGCCCTCATTCCTTATGACCGAGTGGATGAATTTATAATTGGAGAAAGCTCAAATTTAGAGTGCCCAACAAGATTTCATATTgaaaggggaagaagaagaaagatgggCATCTTTACGGAATACAAGGATGATGAGTATTTGGAATATAAGCT GTATTGGTGTTCTTTCGGTCCTGAAAATTATGGGGAAGGAGGGGGTATTTTGCCTAGCAGAAAATATCGACTCAACACCCGCAACCGTGCAGCTAGACCTCAATCCATGCGGGGCTGTACATGCAATTTTGTAGTGAAGCGTTTGTATGCACGCCCATCACTTGCACTAATTATATATCATGAGAGGCGCCATGTGAACAAATCTGGTTTTGTTTGCCATGGCCCACTTGACAGAGATGCGATTGGCCCGGGAGCCAATAAAATTCCATATATCTGTAATGAGATTCAACAGCAAACAATGTCTATGATCTACCTTGGCATTCCTGAAGAAAATGTACTAGAGAAACACATTGAAGGGATTCAGCGGTATTGTGGTTCGAATGCAAAAGTAAATAGCCTTGCTTCCCAGTATGTCCATAAACTTGGGATGATTATTAAGCGATCTACCCATGAATTGGATCTTGATGATCAAGCTAGCATCCGCATGTGGGTTGAACGCAACAAAAAATCCATATTCATTTATCAGGATACTTCAGAGAAAGATCCTTTCCTTCTGGGGATTCAAACGGAGTGGCAGCTGCAACAAATGATTCGTTTTGGTCACCGCAGTCTCATTGCAGCTGATTCAACATTTGGCATAAAGAGACTTAAG TATCCTTTGTGTACGCTTCTTGTCTTTGACTCAAGACAACATGCACTCCCTGTCGCATGGGTCATCACGCGTAGCTTTGCAAAGCCAGATGTGTCTAAATGGATGAAAGCTCTACTTGATCGAGCTCGTAGTGTTGAGCCCGGATGGAAGATCAATGGTTTCTTAATTGATGATGCAGCAGCTGAGATTGATCCCATCAG AGATATTTTCTGTTGTCCCGTTCTATTTTCCCTTTGGCGTGTTCGTAGATCATGGCTGAGGAATATTGTAAAGAAATGCAATAACATTGAAGTTCAGCGCGAAATTTTTAAACGTCTGGGTAATATTGCGTATAGCATTTGGGATGGAAGTGATACCCTGGTTGCCTTAGAAGAACTAACACAAGATTTTGTTGATCAGACTGCATTTATGGAATACTTTAAGCAGTCTTGGGTGCCGAAGATTG AAATGTGGCTTTCAACAATGAGGAGTCTTCCGCTTGCAAGCCAAGAGGCATCTGGTGCCATTGAAGCATATCACGTCAAGATGAAAGTGAAATTGTTCGATGATTCACATCTTGGAGCGCTCCAGAGAGTTGATTGGTTAGTGCACAAGCTAACCACCGAGCTGCATTCAAGCTACTGGCTTGACCGCTATGCAGATGAATGTGATGCTTTCCAAAATGTTAAGGAGGAATATATTGCTTCTACGTCATGGCACAGGGCACTGCAAATTCCGGATTCTGTTGTTTCCTTAGATGATAAAGACCACCTCTTTGCCAAGGTTTTGAGCCAGAAGGACAGCAGCACCATGCATCTAGTGTGGAATCCCGGATCAGAGTTTTCCTTCTGCGATTGTGCGTGGTCAATGCAAGGGAACCTTTGCAAGCATGTCATCAAAGTCAACATGATCTGCGAAAGTCGCCAAGGTTATCAGCCTTCCATGTCTTCGCAGTCATTCAAAGACGTCTTGATGAACCTATTGAAGAAACCAATGGATGATTCGATTGCTCTAGATCGCTCAATGGCCTGGACTATGCAGATGCTTGATCAAATACGAAATCTTGTGGAAGTGAGTAGTGCTAATGACATTTGCACGGTGGTAAACAATCTGCCGCTGCAGTGGGTTTCTAAGAAAGGCAGAACCAGTTTCGGAAAGCCATTGACTAATCTGACTCTTCCTTCCGCGTCCAACGATCCAAGGAGCACCGCAGCAAGGAAAAAGAACCGTAAGCGAAAAAGATTGTCAAGATTGGGATGA